Proteins co-encoded in one Rhodopirellula bahusiensis genomic window:
- a CDS encoding ECF-type sigma factor — protein sequence MSQPETEVSMLLQQVKNGDEEAREKLFVTLQSELRDMAGALMRGERPDHTLQATALVNEACVRLLDTEALKNVSDRRYMFGMANRAMRQILIDHARRRRTNKRGGDYQRASLDVVLDNFEANNRCQYEDLESALEGLEATSPRQREVVELRFFSGLTNEEVAKVLEISVATVERDWRLARAKLFDQLRSQDA from the coding sequence GTGAGCCAACCTGAAACCGAAGTCTCGATGCTGTTGCAGCAGGTCAAGAACGGCGACGAAGAGGCTCGCGAAAAGTTGTTTGTGACGTTGCAGTCTGAACTGCGAGACATGGCGGGGGCGTTGATGCGTGGCGAGCGTCCCGATCACACGTTGCAAGCGACCGCGCTGGTCAACGAGGCCTGCGTGCGGTTATTGGACACCGAGGCACTGAAGAATGTGTCCGATCGTCGGTACATGTTTGGAATGGCCAACCGGGCGATGCGGCAGATCCTGATCGACCACGCACGGCGTCGACGGACCAATAAACGTGGCGGTGACTACCAGCGAGCTTCCTTGGATGTGGTGCTGGACAACTTTGAAGCCAACAACCGTTGCCAATACGAAGATTTGGAATCGGCGTTGGAAGGGTTGGAAGCGACGTCACCTCGCCAGCGTGAAGTCGTTGAACTGAGGTTCTTTTCCGGACTGACGAACGAAGAAGTCGCCAAGGTTCTTGAAATCAGCGTCGCGACGGTGGAGCGTGATTGGCGTTTGGCGAGAGCGAAGTTGTTCGATCAACTGCGAAGCCAGGATGCGTAG
- a CDS encoding phospholipase D-like domain-containing protein: MIWIVAYISSVLGAFLTIVAMTVIRQEERHNVGRLGWLGLVLLSPPVGLALFLWLGGRKISAEHSERKLVDLPPAESGSDCSRTGLEQMLERRGLRSPTIGNKTKLLYETEDVYDAFIDLIDRAEHTLYLMTFIMDERNCTRQIVERLCERARDGLQVRLLCDGFGCFQMSDDQLDQIREAGGRAERFKPMSQLSRLAYLNFRNHRKLAVADGARAILGGANLVEEELHDSGEEEPWVDMSVLIEGPAAAQLQAVFCSDWNFTTEEELPPVDFERPNPPEQPEGTRMTVMPIGPDGPDEILEDYWNFMINRAEDRIWICTPYFVPTAQSMRCLESACRRGVDVRILVPEDSDLPPVDYARIDYMDDLQHLGGTLHRYQKGMVHAKIGIVDEMAVLVGSANFDVRSFFLNYELSVAIHDKSTIQQFSDWYESLLPDCELGLPKHTVWRSTLGLGARLFASEL, encoded by the coding sequence ATGATTTGGATTGTCGCATACATCAGCAGCGTTCTCGGTGCCTTTCTGACAATCGTTGCCATGACCGTGATTCGTCAGGAAGAACGTCACAATGTCGGGCGCCTGGGCTGGTTGGGGTTAGTGCTGTTATCACCACCAGTCGGGCTCGCCCTCTTCTTATGGCTCGGTGGCCGGAAAATCTCTGCTGAGCACTCCGAGCGCAAGCTGGTTGATTTGCCGCCAGCGGAATCAGGAAGTGACTGCTCACGAACCGGCCTGGAACAGATGTTGGAACGACGAGGCCTGCGCTCACCCACGATCGGAAACAAAACCAAACTGCTCTATGAAACCGAGGACGTCTACGATGCTTTCATTGATTTGATCGATCGAGCGGAGCACACGCTCTACCTGATGACGTTCATCATGGACGAGCGAAACTGCACGCGACAAATCGTCGAGCGACTCTGCGAGCGTGCCCGTGATGGCCTTCAAGTGCGATTGCTTTGCGATGGGTTTGGCTGCTTTCAAATGTCGGACGATCAGCTCGATCAAATTCGCGAAGCGGGTGGTCGGGCAGAAAGGTTCAAACCAATGTCCCAACTCAGCCGACTCGCCTATTTGAATTTCCGAAACCACCGCAAGCTCGCGGTGGCGGATGGTGCGCGAGCGATCCTCGGAGGAGCAAACTTGGTCGAAGAAGAGCTCCATGATTCTGGAGAGGAAGAACCTTGGGTCGACATGAGCGTCTTAATCGAAGGCCCCGCTGCCGCCCAATTGCAGGCCGTGTTCTGCAGCGATTGGAACTTTACAACCGAGGAGGAATTGCCTCCCGTCGACTTCGAGCGTCCCAATCCACCGGAGCAACCCGAGGGCACTCGAATGACGGTCATGCCCATCGGCCCAGACGGTCCGGATGAGATTCTGGAAGACTACTGGAACTTCATGATCAACCGAGCGGAAGATCGCATCTGGATTTGCACGCCTTACTTCGTTCCCACTGCACAATCCATGCGTTGCCTGGAGTCCGCTTGTCGCCGCGGGGTGGACGTTCGAATTCTCGTTCCCGAGGACAGTGACTTGCCGCCTGTTGATTACGCGCGGATCGACTACATGGACGACCTGCAACATTTGGGTGGGACACTGCATCGCTATCAAAAAGGCATGGTCCACGCGAAAATTGGGATCGTGGACGAGATGGCCGTTCTGGTCGGTTCGGCCAACTTTGATGTGCGATCATTCTTTCTCAATTATGAACTGTCGGTCGCCATTCACGACAAATCCACAATCCAACAGTTCAGCGATTGGTACGAGTCGCTCTTACCGGATTGCGAACTTGGATTGCCCAAGCACACTGTTTGGCGGTCCACGTTGGGGCTCGGGGCTCGCCTGTTTGCCTCGGAGTTGTAA
- a CDS encoding glycoside hydrolase family protein yields the protein MYSETAGTRKTLGDVDILYHDGLYHLFHLVLPNHDFIAHAVSNNCFSWRRVENALFIGHPGGWDDSMLWTMHVSPNPDRPGSWRMFYTGLSRRDHGAKQRLGMAESDDLYCWTKAPVAWEDRRSELPYDLPGRPPQPPFQQDMQSCFPLSPDREYYESEIDEARNWVSWRDPYYYHEDGRGWLLAAGRVNHGPIVRRGCVAVMEEVAPNQFEQRPPLHHPGLYDDIEVPNLFKINGDYYLVGSMREDAKIRYWHTEKIGKPWRTYADNVLLASGNYAGRITTDDKGILLWSFFTPGGEDRQTGNLMPPPKRICRLPNGQLEVRTFEGFDSLVDRSIPVKKLTPIKPVECQSARTSSENSFDLDCESGFQCFAMEENLSCFRLQCDLKMMDEGKCGVAFRLDRESHDGYYLSLDLFKGVAQLRAWGSGPDGSGEETMQFQSLQAGYWEREVRGEVELRLIAYGSYIEVSVGGHVLLSLADQTFNYGAIGFNLESGNLRVSNLSVERFHPPVQSDEHLANG from the coding sequence ATGTATTCAGAAACAGCCGGCACACGAAAAACTCTCGGTGATGTTGATATCCTCTATCACGACGGCCTCTACCATCTCTTTCATCTGGTTCTACCCAACCACGATTTCATCGCTCACGCCGTCAGCAACAATTGTTTCTCGTGGCGACGTGTCGAGAATGCGTTGTTCATTGGCCATCCCGGCGGCTGGGATGACTCGATGCTCTGGACGATGCACGTGAGCCCCAACCCCGACCGTCCCGGATCATGGCGGATGTTCTACACCGGACTCTCACGCCGCGACCACGGTGCGAAACAACGACTTGGGATGGCCGAGAGCGACGACCTCTATTGCTGGACCAAAGCTCCGGTTGCTTGGGAAGATCGCCGTTCGGAGTTGCCTTATGATTTGCCCGGTCGGCCTCCCCAACCGCCATTCCAGCAGGATATGCAGAGCTGCTTTCCCCTCAGTCCCGATCGCGAGTATTACGAGTCGGAAATCGATGAAGCGAGGAACTGGGTCTCATGGCGAGACCCGTACTACTACCACGAAGATGGACGCGGTTGGTTGCTGGCGGCTGGCCGAGTCAACCACGGACCAATCGTCCGTCGCGGATGCGTGGCGGTGATGGAAGAGGTCGCGCCGAATCAATTCGAACAACGACCACCCTTGCATCATCCTGGCCTGTACGACGACATCGAGGTCCCCAACCTTTTCAAGATCAACGGCGACTACTATCTCGTCGGCAGCATGCGAGAAGACGCGAAAATTCGCTATTGGCATACAGAGAAAATTGGAAAGCCATGGCGAACTTACGCGGACAACGTGTTGCTGGCCAGTGGCAACTACGCTGGCAGGATCACCACGGATGACAAAGGGATCCTGCTTTGGAGCTTCTTCACCCCCGGCGGTGAAGATCGACAAACCGGCAACTTGATGCCTCCACCCAAACGCATTTGCCGCCTGCCAAACGGCCAATTGGAAGTCCGCACCTTCGAAGGGTTCGATTCGCTCGTCGATCGTTCGATCCCAGTCAAGAAGCTCACTCCGATCAAACCGGTCGAATGCCAGTCCGCTCGCACATCAAGCGAGAACTCGTTTGATTTGGATTGCGAGTCCGGCTTTCAATGCTTTGCAATGGAAGAAAACCTCAGTTGCTTTCGTTTGCAATGCGACCTGAAGATGATGGATGAGGGAAAGTGTGGCGTCGCGTTCCGGCTCGATCGCGAATCACATGACGGATACTACCTGTCGTTGGATCTATTCAAAGGCGTCGCACAACTTCGTGCGTGGGGCAGCGGGCCAGACGGGTCGGGTGAAGAAACGATGCAGTTCCAAAGCCTGCAAGCTGGATACTGGGAGCGTGAAGTCCGTGGCGAAGTCGAACTGCGGTTGATCGCCTACGGCAGCTACATCGAAGTCTCCGTCGGCGGTCATGTGCTGTTGTCTCTCGCGGACCAAACATTCAATTACGGTGCGATCGGGTTCAACCTGGAAAGTGGCAACCTGCGGGTATCAAATCTATCCGTCGAACGTTTCCACCCACCGGTCCAATCAGACGAACACCTCGCCAACGGCTGA
- a CDS encoding LamG-like jellyroll fold domain-containing protein yields the protein MPTSFSTRLNKSIASGLLCLVSVAGLPAVSSAHDGDEGHSHEHQTNDSFYTTRESTQVLPLANEEDAFHFVVYGDRTGGVPAGLKVLEQAVQDTNLLSPDLVMTVGDLIQGYNEKPEWMRQMAEYKEIMNELDVRWFPVAGNHDVYWRGKGPAPQGQHDSNYEEHFGPLWYTFRHKNAGFVVLYSDEGDPVSNQKAFNVGKLQRMSDKQLEFLSEALKQHKDLDHVFVFLHHPRWIGGGYTGSNWDTVHGMMKDAGNVSAVFAGHIHHMRYDGPKDGIEYYTLATTGGHLSADIPGAGFLHHLNVVTVRPDDISVASLPVGAVMDPTEFTPEFVEEINLARKVRPIITESELLLNTDGSASGQVVVSIKNPSPREMDVTASIGSASRDWLSSLDHDHMTLAAGASETFTVKLRRIADDSATWTIPRIELDRVFIGESTRIELPSVSTPVKLQLAAVPADYFSGDNNQCLEVTGERSAIRVDSDALALPNGPFTLEAWLNPSQTEGMRGVVAKTQSSEFAIFSDEGVPQFDVNLDGKYYSAKAKDKLAVNEWTHVAGVFDGENVRIYVSGKQIASVAAKGKRKTNRYPLYVGADPDNAGQPTRSFLGKIDEVRITTGAVYTDDFEPARRLSPTADTRLLLHLDRTLGPYVLDHSPAAGMGTLGPNSKFSTR from the coding sequence ATGCCCACCTCATTCTCAACCCGCCTGAACAAGTCGATCGCTTCGGGGCTTTTGTGCCTCGTTTCGGTTGCTGGTTTGCCAGCCGTTTCGTCTGCCCACGATGGCGACGAGGGACACTCGCACGAGCATCAAACCAACGACAGCTTCTACACGACTCGCGAGAGCACGCAGGTCCTGCCCCTCGCCAATGAAGAAGACGCGTTTCACTTCGTCGTCTATGGAGACCGCACCGGCGGAGTTCCTGCTGGATTGAAGGTGCTGGAACAAGCCGTCCAGGACACCAACCTGTTGTCGCCTGACTTGGTGATGACGGTTGGCGACTTGATCCAAGGGTACAACGAGAAACCCGAATGGATGCGGCAAATGGCCGAGTACAAAGAGATCATGAATGAGCTCGATGTGCGTTGGTTCCCGGTGGCCGGCAACCACGACGTTTACTGGCGTGGCAAAGGTCCCGCACCCCAGGGCCAACACGATTCGAACTACGAAGAGCACTTCGGACCGCTTTGGTACACGTTCCGTCACAAGAACGCTGGCTTTGTGGTTCTCTACAGCGACGAAGGTGATCCTGTATCGAACCAAAAAGCGTTCAACGTTGGCAAGCTTCAACGCATGAGCGACAAGCAACTGGAATTTCTCTCCGAAGCATTGAAACAACACAAAGATCTGGATCATGTGTTTGTCTTCTTGCACCACCCTCGCTGGATCGGTGGCGGCTACACCGGATCGAATTGGGACACCGTCCACGGCATGATGAAAGACGCCGGAAACGTTTCCGCTGTCTTCGCTGGTCACATTCACCACATGCGTTACGACGGCCCCAAAGACGGCATCGAGTACTACACGCTGGCGACCACCGGCGGTCACCTGTCAGCTGATATCCCCGGTGCTGGATTCTTGCACCATTTGAATGTTGTGACAGTTCGTCCCGATGACATCTCCGTCGCGTCGTTGCCGGTTGGTGCCGTGATGGATCCGACCGAATTCACTCCCGAATTCGTCGAAGAGATCAATTTGGCTCGCAAGGTGCGTCCGATCATCACCGAAAGCGAACTGTTGTTGAACACCGATGGATCGGCGTCCGGCCAAGTCGTGGTGTCAATCAAGAACCCTTCGCCTCGCGAAATGGACGTGACCGCATCGATTGGATCCGCGTCACGGGATTGGCTCAGCTCTTTGGATCACGACCACATGACCTTGGCTGCTGGTGCCAGCGAAACATTCACTGTGAAACTTCGTCGCATCGCCGACGACTCCGCGACTTGGACCATCCCTCGCATTGAACTGGATCGCGTCTTCATCGGCGAATCAACTCGGATTGAACTGCCCAGCGTTTCGACTCCCGTCAAACTGCAATTGGCCGCTGTGCCAGCAGATTACTTCAGTGGCGATAACAATCAGTGCTTGGAAGTCACCGGCGAGCGTTCTGCGATTCGAGTTGATTCCGATGCACTGGCGTTGCCCAACGGGCCCTTCACCTTGGAAGCATGGCTAAACCCCAGCCAAACCGAAGGCATGCGTGGTGTGGTCGCGAAAACACAAAGCAGCGAATTCGCGATTTTCTCTGACGAAGGCGTGCCGCAGTTTGACGTCAATCTGGACGGCAAATACTACTCTGCCAAAGCCAAGGACAAACTCGCGGTCAACGAGTGGACTCACGTGGCCGGCGTGTTCGATGGTGAAAACGTGCGAATTTATGTCAGTGGCAAGCAGATCGCTTCGGTCGCGGCAAAGGGCAAACGCAAAACCAATCGGTACCCGTTGTACGTGGGTGCTGACCCGGACAATGCCGGACAACCCACACGATCGTTCCTCGGCAAGATTGACGAAGTTCGCATCACGACGGGTGCCGTCTACACGGACGATTTCGAACCGGCTCGTCGTTTGTCACCAACCGCAGACACGCGTTTACTGCTGCACTTGGATCGTACCCTTGGCCCGTATGTGCTGGATCACAGTCCCGCCGCCGGGATGGGCACGTTGGGACCAAATTCCAAGTTCAGCACTCGCTGA
- a CDS encoding glycosyltransferase family 2 protein, which yields MTTTFQPSVEKFLAAPEQLDQALTTPDDAVNPDEILQRIDDTLGLIAEANQIACGASPVKQIDVSVIVPIHNCREFIPEVIDRIDEVMPPATETILVDDGSEDGSWHYLRGLPERSNRTILHRRRHHGRGSAIRMALRHTRGHVVAIQDADMAYDPADLLGAIWPILEEQAEVVYGSRSMRRGGSHSNNLRGGLSNRMRRIVNRCLTTCSNLTTGLHLSDLETGHKVFLGDLIRSLPLTETGSGIDAEITAKVARAASTVMEVPTHYTADLRAPEYARNAKTAMTTLRSLIAHRNGN from the coding sequence ATGACGACCACTTTCCAACCGAGTGTCGAGAAGTTCCTGGCGGCACCTGAACAACTTGATCAGGCGCTGACCACCCCGGATGATGCAGTCAATCCGGATGAGATCCTTCAGCGGATCGACGACACGCTCGGCCTCATCGCCGAAGCCAACCAGATCGCGTGTGGAGCATCGCCGGTCAAGCAGATCGATGTATCAGTCATCGTTCCCATCCACAATTGCCGGGAATTCATTCCCGAAGTGATTGACCGAATTGATGAGGTCATGCCACCGGCAACCGAAACCATCTTGGTTGATGACGGGAGCGAGGACGGAAGCTGGCACTACCTGCGAGGACTTCCCGAGCGTTCCAACCGAACCATCCTGCACCGACGACGACACCATGGTCGCGGGTCTGCTATCCGTATGGCACTGCGTCACACGCGCGGACACGTCGTCGCCATTCAAGATGCCGACATGGCCTACGATCCCGCGGATCTCCTCGGTGCGATCTGGCCCATCTTGGAAGAACAAGCCGAAGTGGTTTACGGCTCGCGTTCGATGCGTCGCGGCGGATCACACAGCAACAACTTGCGTGGCGGGCTGAGCAACCGGATGCGTCGCATCGTCAATCGTTGCCTGACCACATGCAGCAACCTGACCACGGGTCTGCACCTGTCCGATCTCGAGACCGGACACAAAGTCTTCCTCGGAGATCTGATCCGCTCCTTGCCGCTGACTGAAACCGGATCCGGCATCGACGCGGAAATCACAGCGAAAGTTGCCCGAGCCGCTTCCACCGTGATGGAAGTGCCAACGCACTACACCGCGGACTTGCGAGCCCCCGAGTACGCTCGCAACGCAAAAACCGCGATGACGACGCTTCGCAGCCTGATCGCACACCGCAACGGCAACTGA
- a CDS encoding adenine phosphoribosyltransferase, with product MDLRHHVRDIPDYPKPGILFRDITPLLAHPDALNASVDEMAKPFLDQKIDVVAAAEARGFIFGTPLAMRLDAGFVPIRKPGKLPFDLHSFAYELEYGTDELQIHVDGIKPGQRVLIVDDLLATGGTVEACLRLLEKCDAEIVGCSFLIHLVALGGEARLSPYHVHSVLDYGGDDAEDELSIQNRPPGPSI from the coding sequence ATGGATCTGCGTCATCACGTTCGTGACATCCCGGATTATCCCAAGCCCGGCATTCTGTTTCGAGACATCACTCCCCTGCTCGCCCATCCTGACGCGCTGAATGCGTCGGTCGATGAAATGGCGAAGCCGTTCTTGGATCAAAAGATCGATGTGGTCGCCGCCGCGGAGGCTCGCGGTTTTATCTTTGGAACGCCGTTGGCAATGCGACTCGATGCGGGCTTTGTACCGATTCGAAAACCGGGAAAGCTCCCGTTTGATTTGCACTCCTTCGCGTACGAACTGGAGTACGGGACCGACGAATTGCAAATTCACGTCGACGGAATCAAACCTGGCCAACGCGTGTTGATCGTGGACGATCTGTTGGCGACCGGCGGAACGGTGGAAGCCTGTTTGCGACTGCTTGAGAAATGCGACGCAGAGATTGTCGGCTGTTCGTTCCTGATCCACTTGGTCGCTTTGGGCGGCGAAGCTCGCTTGTCGCCTTACCACGTGCACAGTGTGCTGGATTATGGCGGAGATGATGCGGAGGACGAACTCAGCATTCAAAACCGTCCGCCCGGCCCCAGCATCTGA
- a CDS encoding TraR/DksA family transcriptional regulator has protein sequence MSRDETLKTLRITLLRRRDALRKALEGDLSLLQELHNQKTGDALDAAADTVQDELNSQLVEVESRELLAIEEAIAKFEEGRFGDCEDCGKPIPLNRLKAIPYAVDCINCRRAAERETSTGVVAPTEWNRIFDAPKVDPAV, from the coding sequence ATGTCTCGCGATGAAACACTGAAGACGCTTCGGATCACGTTGCTTCGACGCCGAGACGCGCTTCGAAAGGCTTTGGAGGGCGATCTCAGCCTTCTGCAGGAGCTTCACAATCAGAAAACCGGCGATGCCCTCGATGCGGCGGCTGACACGGTCCAAGACGAGCTGAATAGCCAATTGGTCGAAGTCGAAAGTCGCGAATTGCTTGCAATCGAAGAAGCGATCGCGAAATTCGAAGAAGGCCGATTTGGTGATTGCGAAGATTGTGGCAAGCCGATTCCGCTGAATCGTTTGAAAGCGATTCCTTACGCGGTGGATTGCATCAATTGCCGTCGCGCCGCCGAGCGAGAAACGTCGACTGGCGTGGTTGCACCAACGGAATGGAATCGCATCTTCGACGCTCCTAAAGTCGACCCAGCCGTTTGA